tttttcttttcaggcTGTTAACAGGCAAAAAGTACCTACACCATGTCATGAGCTCCATAGAGATCCTAAGAAGAAAGAGtccaaggaaaaaggaaaacaaaacgcCAAGCAAACATGCTTAGAAAAAGATTTACAAGTACTATCTCCATATCTGCCATTGGAATGTTTTTGAAATGCTTTACATATATTCCCCTTTCAGTTTGCAAGTTGGAACTTGAACACCTGAAGAGGTAATAACCTTGTTAGATTGAAGAGCTTTTTCTTCATAAACAATTCTAGAAGACAAtgaatcaaaatattaattagaaaatgaacTAGTTTTAGGTCATCGTTCTGTTTTGCTGACTTTCTCACAAAAATTCACTTTCCTTTCTTACATGCTGGCCAGGATCACAATCTGTGAACTTGTAAGGAGGATACTACTTTAAAAGAACAAATATCTATTATCCAAACCGTGCAACACAAATCTTAAATGACAGCTCTTTCAATagaagaagagagtacctgtaAAGAACGATTATCCTGTCAAAGGTGGGTTCTTGGATTGTGATCTTGCTTAGAAGATTGCGAAAACTGCAAACAACATAGAAGTATCAGAGATAGACAATTCTAGAATGGAAGACCCAAGGCAAGAGTGGTTCAGTATCTATTTTACTATTCAATACTTGCTCATCCATCAAAAGTTAACAAAAATTTGTGGACACATGAAAACCATACAGTTCCCAAATCTCAAATGACATAACACAtcataaataccaaaaaaggcAGCAGGAGCAGAAATATACAACCCTTACTAAGAAAGTTTGAATCTATCAACCATCATAAAAACATTTAATAAGACTCTGAGATGCTGATTATCTTCTAGAAGTGATAGAGTGTCATGCAAAAGCTAGGATTTCTACATTGGCCACGCTCATTCTTTAACCACAGAGAAACTTCTGAATTGCGAGGTACCTTATTGGGCTCAATATATACAAAATGCTACCAAAAAAGTCTTTAATATTGGAAAgcttggaagaaaaaataattgacgATGGACTAAAATTGATCTCATCTACACCATCAAGATATTCAGCATCTACTGAAGGAATTTCATCTATCTGATTTTTAGACAGAGCAAGCATGACCTCCAGCAaatggcaccaaaaaaatgttggTTAGACATCAAGCTATCCGAATAGGTAGGCAACTATAACCATGGGGCATGATAGCCATGGTGGGGTATGAGTACCAAGAATTGCAATATTTTAACCTGCGAAGAAACAGCAAAATGCAAAATTGTTGCAAACTTTAGAGCACCTTATATGCATATTTTCTATACGAATCCGTTCTACTTCATGCTCTCCTTCAGTcacaatttcatcatttttttttggatctttcTTACGATGTGCACTTGACCTTCTAGACAAAAATCGATCAATCCtgcaaaaagcaaaaactagATGAAATCGCAAAAGGGAAAAGGTTGAAAAACAAGTTCGGAATTAACAGCTCAAACTAACAAAGTTTCAAAAACACTCTCACAACAtatttcttgattgatttgtcAGAAAAACAACTCACCTGGTTAGTTTCAACATATATGCCCAAATACGCGTAATGATCATGTCCACTTTCTCCATGAAAAAGTAATCTGTTGTTTGATCTAGCCCAATGCCGCGTCTGAATATAACATACtttgaaagggaaaatgatgaatgaaaaaaatcagAGAAACAGAGCAAGGTAACTCTTCTCAATTACAAGTAGCAAAgcattacaaaaatttctaaGCATATAAATCATATGGTCTAACATGATGAATGTATAGTATATGCCTAAAAGGGAAGATTAAACACCCCTAGACGATACGACCACGCTAGATCTTAAtaacttgccttccaaaagagAGGAGATTAAATCAAGAAGCCTATCAGCTAGCATCCTAGTAAGTACCTTATCTGCAAAATCTGGAAGATTTTCTTGAGGATGCTCTGCAAAGTATCTTTTCAGGAGCTTCTTGTCAAGCTACATTCggcaaacaaaatgaaataagcAGATAGTATAGCTACGCGAAAACACCAGATATACTTAGCCACTCCTTTTCTTTAGATATACTAAAGGCACAATATTAATCTCATTGCTGACTATTTAACTAAATGCATCTCCTTGGTTCTTTCACAGAAGATGCACAAGCACTTGATCCCATGTCACAAACATATCTTGGTCCCATGTAGGCAATTTCATACCTTCGATTCATTGACTGTAATTGGAAGGTTAAGGAGATACTGGCCAGAGAGTGCAACAtcaatttcctcatttgtaGCAATTTTGAAATTGCTCTTATCCATAACCTGCAAAAGACGAAAACTGCATGTATTGTTGTACTTTCTCCAAATTTTCACtttccacccaaaaaaaaaaaaaaaaaccaaaagctaTTGATAGAGTGAGAGGGTACATAAGAAGGATTAAGTTGCAGAAGTTTCTACTCCTTTAGCTTTCTCATAATTTCTTTTGTACTTTATGTATCAAATTTACAACATCTACCGCAGACGAGGACATTCTCCCCTCTTGTTCATAGCAGAGTGCAAACCGTAAGTCACACTTCAGAAATTGCCATGGGCGAAGAATAGAAACCAcgccctttttattttctcactgCAATATAATTGAATCCCACTGTAAATAAAGGGCCATGTTTTCCTGAATTCCTGGTTGGAGGAAGCCTTTAATTGATGGGCAACATGCATGGGCATCacccattttaaaattaagtcTACATTTGGGTGATGTCCATGACTTGTTACCCACCAATCACAGGCATGGATTCCTCCAACCAGGATGGAGGAATAGAAAGCCCATAAATAAATTCCCGGCTATGTTGTGGCATAAATCATTATGATTTGTAAAGAACCAATAGTAATAGGCACTTTCTTCTTGCTCAATCTTAATGCTAATTCATGCTCACAGGTATTTAATTTAcaaagagatgaaaatgaaTGGATCTTTCTTGTACAACAGACAAAAGGCATGGTCAACTTTCCAAGTCAATAAATCTTTATTCACTAGTAAAAAAGGCCATCAAAATTTCTAGTAAAAGTATACAGGAAGCTGTAGTACCTGAAATAagtaagaaataaaattttgctCAAGTACATCAATCTCTTCAGAAGATAGGTTTTGCTGTCTCAGCTTCTGACCCCCATGCACAGGATCAAAGAGAGAGTAAAGTTGCTGCAGTTATTGGAACAAAATTATAAGTAAGAAAAGGGAAAGTAGAGGAAACAACCAAAAGGACCAAGTTAACCACTTAAACCAACTAAAAGCAGTAAGTTCAGGCAATGGAATTGAGGAGAATGCGGTTATACACACCATCAAGTCCTCAAATTGCAGAAGATACCAGGCTCGAATTGTATATTCAACTCTCTTGCACAGCTTTAAAAACTCAGCACGGTCAGTATTATgctctgcaaggaaaagaataggttaaaagaaaggaaaggcaAATCCAACTAGTAAGGCTCTCCAAACAAGAGGAACAAGAAGCCAAAAACTACGCCGGAGGACAGCACAAACTTCCGGTTGAAGTTTACCAATCGTTGCAGTGTTAGGACGTGGACATGTGCGCATGTAATGAAattctattttgggaataatTCCAGATTTCAAAGATTTCAACATCCTTTAATGCCCTAAAGGCGCCCGGTGAACACTTTTTTATCCATTAAAGGTggccagaacaaaaaaagaagaacaaaactcAATAAAAAAGGTTTCTCCTTGACCGAATAAATCGATCAGCGCCGCACAATTCCTCCGCAAGCAGAACAACGTCGATTGACTCCAACACCTACTTAAATGTGACCTCGCTCAGTGCAAACTACTcgtcattttcataatttccgcACCATCTGATCGACTCGCTCCTAGGAAAAAACACCAGGCCGCGTTCTACAAGGAAAAACAATGCACACGCCACAACATCGTCCGTTGCCTAACGCGAGGCAGCCGAATCGGAACGATTCTCCGGGCTACTTCACGGGCGCGGGCGCGGGCGCGTCTTACCTGCCCGCGAAGAAGCGAGGGCGAGGAAGGGAAGGGCGTACCGATGAGATTGGCCAAGGTCATGATGAGCTTCGGCTTCAGGACCGGAATCACCGACTCGCGCTCCAGCCGAATGacctccttctccttcgccaTCGTTCTCTCCCTGTCTCGCGAACGTCGAGAGCCGGAAGAagcagaacaagaagaagaagaagaagaagaaggaaagaagaagggaaggggATGGATTGAAGGAGACGTCGAGCGAGATCGCGCGAGAGAGCGATTCGTTCTTTGcaggaggggaggggagagaggggCGATTTCCCGAAGACTGGCCGACGCTTTTCCTCGTAACCGACACTACCGCCGCTCTGCTCGGCCGGGACTCTTATTAATCTCCATTTAATCGGATTTAATTAACGGCGgagaaaatcattaaataaaatcACAGAACGAGACGAAGGCGAAGGAGTGACCGCCTGATCGGTTTTTTCATTTATAATGGAAATTGCAACTCGCTTGGATAATGTCGACAGCGAAATTGAAAGGTGCAGTAAAATCCACCGTTTgccgaattttttattttttgtgactCAGGAGCCGGCACAGCCGCCGAGGGGGCGCAAAACCACCACCCACTTATCCCGAATAAATCGACAAGTGTCTCCACTTGCCTCCCTGCAACTTTTGCGTTGCGAAACTGGACCTCCAACGTGGAAGTCCTGGTGGTCgtcatttctaatttttacGTCTTTAAAAGCGTAAATTTCACCTCGACCATCAATAGATTTGGCCAAGACATTTATAACACGACCCAAATAAGCCTCACTCACAAATATGCAATTATTCCTGTTGCTTTTACAAAACTTCCCTCTTGTATCATCAAACCATCACCCATTAATACAACACCAACATTATTTGATTCCAAATTTAGAGCAATCCCTATTGTACCCTCTTCAAATTTTACTAATTCACCCGCCATTATTTCATCAAGTTATGCTCATTACTAAACTTGTTGAAGAGATGAAATAGAACTAAGGTATATCTTTTTTTCATCATAAGATTTGAATTCATAACATGATTCACTCATATGCAATTATTGAAGAGATGAAATAGAACTAAGGTATatcttttttatcataaattgaattgattatcaTAATAAGATTTGGCCAGGGCATTTATAACATGACCCAAATAAGCCTCACTCACAAGTATGCAATTATTCCTATTGCTTTTACAGAACTTCCCTCTTGTATCATCAAACCATCACCCATTAATACAACACCAATATTATTTGATTCCAAATTCAGAGCAATTCCTATTGTACCCTCTTCAAATTTTACTAATTCACCCGCCATTATTTCATCAAGTTATGCTCATTACTAAACTTGTTGAAGAGATGAAATAGAACCAAAGTATATCTTTTTTATCATAGGTTGAATTGATTATCAGAATAAGAATTAGGCCAAAAATTAGGATCACTTTCTAGCATCTATACGTTTGCATTTTAATAGGGATTGTTTTCATTCACATTGTCACTTATCCTTgcttgaaaatttcaaaatgtgtGAACTGAAAATCATAGATCATCTTCTCTGGTAAAAAAGAATTAACGAGAAAAAGGATCATACTCTTAATTGGAATCGTGGGGAGTATTGCTTGATTGTTTCTACTAACTTAAAGTCTCGATCATCATTTCTTTTAGgcaatgaaaaataaatcattttgaataattcacattaaaaaaaatctccatttgTCTATCCTTTATGCGTACCCATTGATTTTTGCTCAACAATATGTTATAGTAATATATAGAATAATATCAAAACTTTACATAGTCGAACTTTTGAATTGAAGCTTTTTACGTGCAAAAATTCCGGTAACTTTCATTATCTCatctatgattttttattttctcctaaCGTGATTGTAAAGCGaccaaattatttcaattatttgtAACTCCTGTTACTTCCATTAATTTATTCTGCCTTTTCATATGCCATTGCAATATTTGTAAGATGGTCCTAATTATTCAACCATGATAGTAACTTTCATCTCAATCGAAAATTATAAGAGGGCGTGGCAATTATTTTCAGTCATATGATTAACTTCAATCATTTCGTGATGACCTTCCGTTGCGCTCGTCACCGGTCACCGAACGGTGCATTCGCCAAAGCAAAACCCGGGCAATATCAGGACACGACGCCAGTTTTAATCTCCACCATTCGAGTGTCCGAAGTCACTTTATCTCGTTGACACACGGTcgctcccttcctctctctctgcccagCCACCAATGGCTGCCAAGTTATCATCACCTCCGCACCAGcgctccctctcctccctctccatCCGTCCCACGCTCCCGACCCGAGACCTCCGCCGCCCCGGCCGATGGCTCGGGACGGTCCGgacccccgccgtcgccgcccgacCGAGGAGGCTGGTGGTCCGCAGCTCCCTCCAAGAACTCTCGCCTCTGGTGCTTCCTCATCACGCCCCGCTTTCTCCGCTGTTCCTGCTCGCGGACGCCGCGGGCTACTCGCCGGCCAGTTACTACACTTCTCTGGGTCTCTTCGTGATCTCTGTTCCTGGGCTCTGGTCTCTCATCAAGCGCTCTGTGAAGTCAAAGGTTGCTGCATCGAAACCTCATCTTTTTCTGGTTTTactatcttcctttttctttttttttctttttttttggggtgtggAAAAAGCATGTTTCATCGGTTCTTGGTTGAATTATGAGTCTGTTCAGTGTTCGGAGTCGTGTTTGATGGATTTGATTGGCTTTGGCTGATATGTGAAGTGGGGATGTTTGGTTATGTGCATGCAGATTGTGCAGAGGACATTCATAggtgaaggagaagagaagaaggcaCCGAATCGCGTTGCTGGGGAGATTCTGTCTTTCTTCACTCGCAACAACTTTGTGGTCACCGATAGAGGAGAGACCATCACGTATGCCCTCTTCACTCTTCCTGCCGaatcctttctttgttttccctcGTCTACATTGACCAATTCACTATGCCTTACGTGCTTTGATTTATGAAcattggcttttctttttcatttctcttttgtgGTGGTGGGTTAGATAcaagatgaagagagagagagagagagagagatccccTCATGATTTTTTGCCACCATTGTTATTGTAAAAGGAAACAAACCCAAGCATGATGTTCTGTTCTAAAAGGGTTGCTGGTAAATTTGCGTTGTGTTCTTATTTGAAGGTTTGAAGGGATGATGACTCCAAGCCGAGGGCAAGCGGCATTGCTGACATTCTGCACCTGCATTAGCCTCGCCAGTGTTGGCCTTGTTCTAACAATAACAGTTCCGGACGTCGGTAACAACTGGTTTTGGATTATTGCATTGAGCCCCTTAGCGTAAGTGAAGCTTGTTTTTCCTTGAAGAGTCCAAGCTCTACCGTTCCTCATTTTTGAATAATGGAAATCACGTGCGAATATGCTGAACCTCTGATATGATATTTTGCAGTGGAGCATACTATTGGAAGCGAGCATCAAGGAAGGAGCAAATTAAGGTAAAGGTGGTAGTGGCAGAAGACGGAACACTATCGGAGATTGTCGTTCAGGGGGATGATCAGCAAGTCGAGCAGATGAGGAAGGAGCTTCAACTCAATGAGAAGGGAATGGTTTATGTGAAAGGCTTATTGGAGAGATGACCGACACTGCTTCGAATATGACCTTACAAGTTTGCGAAAGAGGTGTGCCGTGGCAcgagtttaggactttttgaccTAATGTTAATTGCTGATATACTATCAGATGGCAAGTATTATACAGAATTATTTATCAGACACCTGGTAATCGATATCCTTGTCGTAAACTGGCATTCTTTAAAGACCAGTTCTTTCAACATACAACAATTTTCAGCCAAGGCGAAAATCAGCCGAACACCCTCCCATGGATAGGATGAATTAGTAAGAGCTCAATAAATCCCTAAGAACGATTGATCAACTGTGATTGGCATCCTGTACATGTCAGCCATCTGCAATAAATAGACGGTAGAATTGGACTCATCAACGTGGTTCCACACAAGTCGAGGAGGCTCAGCCCGAGCTCTGCCCAGCAGAGTGCGAGAATAATTATTCAGTTAAACGCAATGAGTGCAGAAACAAAGTCGCTCAGAAGGAAATATACAAAACATATCTGAACTTCGCCCGACAGTCCGGGCTGCTCAGATGAGACCAATAATCTTCGacattatcaaaatattaagtTGATAAAAAATCTTTGCCATCCCAATTAACGAAAGGAAGTTTTCCAGACCCCTCAACCAATCAGTAGCTTGTTCTCATCCATGAAGCTGTAAGTAGGTACTTCCAAGTTGTATGGTGCAGGACCCTTTCGAATACGACCAGAGATGTCATAGTGAGAACCATGGCATGGACAAAACCAACCTCCAAAATCACCAGCATTAGGCAGGGGAATGCAACCCAGGTGTGTGCATACACCAATCACAATAAGCCACTCGGGGTCCTTAGCTCTGTCTGAATCTGGCTGTGGGTCACGAAGAGATGCCAAATCAACACTGTTTGCCAGCTTAATATCATCCTCAGTTCGACGCCTGATGAAAACAGGCTTGCCACGCCACTTAACAGTCACAGTAGAGCCCGGCTCGATACTGGACAGATCAACCTCAAGAGAAGCCATAGCAAGAACATCCTTACTGGCAGACATGCTCAGGACAAACTTGAGGATAAGCAGACGGACAAGTGAGGCATAGACAAATCTACCACCTGTCAAGCAAAAGTAGGCAAATGCCCGCTTGCTCGGGTCACCAGGAGGGAAGCGCTCATGATTGTACTCATCATAGGTGATCTTTGAAGTGGGGTTCTTAACAGCAGCCACAGTTGGTGGAACACCAGGAACTACACTGTCCTCCTTTCTAGGAGTCAGCGACTCTGAAGCATAACCTGTAATAACAAATAATCCTGAATAAATATTCCATTACAGCATCATCGCATTTTCCTACATGCAGAAAATGGCAGCTAACAAGCAAAATAACAGAGAAAAAGTGGAAGAGTGAATAGTAGTGCTGCTACATGAGGATAGCTCATCAGAAGTCACAAGGTGTCCAAACACACATCAGTTGATAAAGTAAACATATTAAACCGTTCTTGTAGTATTTAACAAAAGTCAAACCCTCTAAAGAGGAAGATAATTGGAGATCATACTCCAAGAAAACTAACTCAGCAATGTGAAAACTGTTGGATATCAGTTGCATGAAAATATATAGTACAGTTAGGTGTATGAGGGATTCTAAAACAAGCTACTTCAAAAGGGGACTACAAGAAGCAAGTCCTGAAATCTCTCATGTAATTCAGCTCTTTGCCAATTTACATCCGCTTTCCCACCTTTCTTCTCTTTGTTGTGTTCATTCTAGCATCTTCATCACCAATGTCATGTCGTCGAGGACTCTAAACTCCAATCTAATATTTGAACGTATTAGCAGTTATCAATAGAAAGGGTACTAGGGCTTCAACTGGATAAGAGACTAACTTTCCAATACAGACCCAGCTCATTTCTTTGCTAAACAATAGAGAAGTGTTGCTATGTTCATGAAACTTGAAGAAGAGGTTGCCATAGGCCCGCGGATCAGCTTTCTGCAGAAACTTGTAAAAAGCACACGAGTGCCTAGCCTGATTCTcgaaactaaaaaggaaaatctcaagGCCTTGTTTTCACACTACCAAGACGAGTATTTCACTTGTTCCATTACAAATTTAACAATATTAGAATCTAGCTAGAAGAACTTGCCATGGATTGCCAGCAATAGTTGCTACAGGGACAGCTAACATTACGCAGGATTAATACTTCTGAAAGGAACAACTATTCTCGGTAGTAGCAAATAGCTAACATTTCACCATTAAACCATTAAACAAAAGTATATGATATATGTAAACCATGAAACAACATCCcataaaacaacataaaatcGCCAACAAGAGGAAGGAGGATCGAGTTTATAAGACATCGCCAAGCCCCAACACACAAATGACTAACTAAAATGGATATGGAAAATGCAGCCACTGGTATGAAGCGCCCCACTTTCCCAGCAATCAAGAAATCTACttaacagcagcagcagcagcaacaaccaTTTCAGCAGTCGGCTATTATCACAAAAACGACCGGGCAAAAGAAAACACGTCGGCGGGAAACGAAAGCCCCAGTCTTTCGTCCGGATTACATCGTCAAGTGAAAACCAGAAAAGCCACAAACAACCCCTCTAGCAGAGACATGGATGGCGCGTCCTAGGAAACCGGAAGGAAAATGGACGGGGgatttttctaaaagtaataaaaaagtCGTGGTTCAGTTTATCGAATTTTAACCACAACGATGGGCCAAAACAATCGCgcgagagaaggaggagaaccCTAACCTCTGTGCGGCAGGTTCAGCTCCGGCCGGTAAAGGAAGGACGCGGAGAACCCGGCGGATCTGAGATCGTCGGACGCGACGGGCGGCGATTCGGGGCCGCCGCCGACGGGGTTCctgggggcggcggcggcggcggcggcgtggccGGGCCTCCACGGCGAGACGAGAGAAGGGATCCTCCTGGTCGCAACCCTCAACATCTCTCCTCCGACGACTCTCAAGCCCTTCGAAGCGAGGCTCGCGAAGCTCGCGGCGGCTCCCGATTCGCTGGCGTCTCGCGGAAGCTGTGGGGAAGGGGGAGGGGCTCGGGTCGGATCGCTCGGCAGTAAGCAAATCTCGCAAAATGGACTCGTGATGGTTATCGACCAGTAATTATAGAGCGAGAAGCGTGGGGCCCTCTGGATTCAAGCGTGGAAGTGCAGGAGTGGTAAATTCACCCGCCTATCGCGTCGTGACACGTGAGCCTCCCAGCGAGAAGGAGTGGGATTGACACGAGGCGTAGGAGGAGGATCGGGTTGGACCGCCCCGGGCGGGCCGGTATGTGATAAGTTTGGTTCGGGCCAAGAGCTTCTCATCCTACAAAGTGGGCCGACCAGACCAAACTCTATTTGGATCGGTTCGAGCCGGTAATGCCTAGCCCAGTTTCCGCATTTTCTTTGGGTCGGCGCGAATTTTACCCCCCCCCAGAAAAATCAGGTGACAAAAGCGTTCATTGTGAGTCAGCATCAAATTGCTGGTGTCCTCACAAATGCATTTGAAAACTAATGCATGGGATTctcccattcccaatttgaagGGGAGTAAAGGCCATGAAAATACTAAAATCAATGGATTGACCGCTCATGTGATATAAgaatcttttcatttattatttccaTTGTTGTATTGTGTTTCTTATAAAGTGCAATACTTTGTAATATCTTTATACAGTGGAAATCATTTCAACAAATTGTGCATTGAGATTAACGTTATAACACCTTTGTTCTTGTATAGTATTTCAGCCAGTTACTCCTTTTTGCAAATGTGCATTCACTCCACTAGTCAAATTTTACAGGTTTTAATTAAAACTTCATGTGCCGTTCATAATCGGATTTACACATGAGTGGGTGTTTAAGTAATGTCCTAATTGCTTgacaataaatcctaaaatgatatatatcaatttgcttaagcttttagaatgaTTGACACcgattcataaaattttcatagaCTTGTGGATGATATGGATTTTGAAAATCTAGTTCTCAAAGGGACTGCAAAGTTATCTCCCATATATAAAGATGAACGAAAATAAGATAGGGTGGCGCTTTTTCCACTCTTAATTTAGCTTAAACACTCGTCGTGTTGACTATTTTACTCACTGTGGATCCCACCTTTATGCGTCTAAGTTTCCTTGATATcctacttttgatttttcttacgTGGGTTCCACTTTCCTTTACCTTCATTCTACTCTCTCTTGCAAGCAATATCTTCCTTCcactttttttgggaaaatgggGTAGGCCGTGTTGAGGAGGATGCACAACGTGAGTCGGAGTAAGAATCAACGTTATGAGGCGGCCTCCGATCGAGCGTTTCTAGCTATTAGGATACGAGTGTGAATTGTATTAAAGAAGTCTTGTATTGAATAATTGATGCTGTGTGAAGCGGTTAGTATA
Above is a window of Eucalyptus grandis isolate ANBG69807.140 chromosome 9, ASM1654582v1, whole genome shotgun sequence DNA encoding:
- the LOC104419097 gene encoding uncharacterized protein LOC104419097; protein product: MAKEKEVIRLERESVIPVLKPKLIMTLANLIEHNTDRAEFLKLCKRVEYTIRAWYLLQFEDLMQLYSLFDPVHGGQKLRQQNLSSEEIDVLEQNFISYLFQVMDKSNFKIATNEEIDVALSGQYLLNLPITVNESKLDKKLLKRYFAEHPQENLPDFADKYVIFRRGIGLDQTTDYFFMEKVDMIITRIWAYMLKLTRIDRFLSRRSSAHRKKDPKKNDEIVTEGEHEVERIRIENMHISFRNLLSKITIQEPTFDRIIVLYRCSSSNLQTERGIYVKHFKNIPMADMEIVLPEKKNPGLTPMDWVKFLASAVVGLGAVVGSLDMPKGDLWVIFAVLSTVIGYCAKTYFTFQANMAAYQNLITQSMYDKQLDSGKGTLLHLCDDVIQQEVKEVILAYFILMEQGKATTQDLDIQCEELIKEEFGVSCNFDVDDAVEKLEKLGIVARDSIGRFYCVGLKRANEIIGTTTEELVLKAKMSSIAS
- the LOC104419096 gene encoding protein COFACTOR ASSEMBLY OF COMPLEX C SUBUNIT B CCB1, chloroplastic; its protein translation is MAAKLSSPPHQRSLSSLSIRPTLPTRDLRRPGRWLGTVRTPAVAARPRRLVVRSSLQELSPLVLPHHAPLSPLFLLADAAGYSPASYYTSLGLFVISVPGLWSLIKRSVKSKIVQRTFIGEGEEKKAPNRVAGEILSFFTRNNFVVTDRGETITFEGMMTPSRGQAALLTFCTCISLASVGLVLTITVPDVGNNWFWIIALSPLAGAYYWKRASRKEQIKVKVVVAEDGTLSEIVVQGDDQQVEQMRKELQLNEKGMVYVKGLLER
- the LOC104419095 gene encoding cytochrome b-c1 complex subunit Rieske-4, mitochondrial yields the protein MLRVATRRIPSLVSPWRPGHAAAAAAAPRNPVGGGPESPPVASDDLRSAGFSASFLYRPELNLPHRGYASESLTPRKEDSVVPGVPPTVAAVKNPTSKITYDEYNHERFPPGDPSKRAFAYFCLTGGRFVYASLVRLLILKFVLSMSASKDVLAMASLEVDLSSIEPGSTVTVKWRGKPVFIRRRTEDDIKLANSVDLASLRDPQPDSDRAKDPEWLIVIGVCTHLGCIPLPNAGDFGGWFCPCHGSHYDISGRIRKGPAPYNLEVPTYSFMDENKLLIG